In Nocardia sp. NBC_00403, the DNA window TCTCATCGCGCCGTTGCTGGTGTCGCTCATCGCGTCGTTGTTGGGAGCATGCATCGTTGCTATGTGGGACGTTGCCTGACCTATCCAGTGGCGACTTATATCGCCGCCATTTGGTAGATGAGCCGAATCCATTTGTGCCGCTTTCTTTCCCGCATGTGGCGACCAGTTGTTTGTGCGGAGTTGTGTGCGCCGGCCGCCGCTCTGGGCGCTGCCTTTGTTTCGGGCCGTCACGTTTCCTTCGGCGGTCCGTGGCGGTCCAGGTGCAGGTAGGTGTAGCAGGTGACGATGAGGCAGACGAAGGTGGCGGTGATCAGCATCGCCCAGCCTGCGACAACGAGGCTGAACAGACCGCCGAGCAGTGCGCCGAGTGCGAATGCCAGGTAGAGCAGGAAGTAGCCGAGCCAGTCGGCGTAGGTGCCGCCGCTGAGGTGGCGTTCGAAGCCCTGCGCCATTTTGACGAGCGTGCCGGTGACATAGCTCAGCGGAATCGATACTTCGTCGTTCTTGACGAACGAGGTGTTGAGCGCGCCGACACCGAAGGCGACGAACAGGATCGGGACGAGGTCGATCTTGTCGGTGTCCAGCGCCTGGTAGATCCCGATGTCGGCGATCGAGGCCATGGCGAGGCTCGCGGTGGTGAGCAGGGTCGGGCCGTGCGGATGACCGGACCAATAGCGCCTGCGGCACCAGGAGGCGACCACCACGCCGGACAGGAACGACACCAGTAGCAGGGTCGCCGCGACCGCCATGTCGGGCTCGTGGTGGAAGTAACCGAGAACCGCGCGCTCGGTGTTGCCTGTCATGAAGGTGACGAAGTAGCCGGCGGTGTGCATGAATGCCGCCGCGCCGATCAGTCCGGCCAGCCCGGCGAGCACCCACGACAGTCTGGCTTTGGCATCGTATAGCGCTCTTCTACGGTCTTCGTCCAGTTCGGACACAGGTCGAGCTCCTTTCGAAGCGGTCGGGCCACTCAGTGATACCTGCTGATCCTGTGAATAGCCCGGTGCACCGCCGCGTGATTTGCTGAGATGTGGCCCTGCCGAGAGCATTCGACCCGGGGGTACCGTGCAGGCGTGGATTCAGTGCTCGACTACCTGCTGACCGAAGCCGTCGATCCGGCGCCCATCGACACCATCGCGGACGCGTGGTCCAGGCATCGAGCGGTCGCACCTCGGTTCGCCACGCCGGTGGATGTGGCGATCGCGGGCGGGTTCGGCGCCGACCGCCTTGGTTTCGCGTTCCTGTCCGGTTATCAGGAGGCGTTGCGGACACTGATCGCCGACCTGCCCGCCGACGAACTGGTCGCGGTGTCGGCGACCGAGTCGGGTGGCGCGCATCCATCGGCGATCCGTACGGCGCTCGCGGAGACCGACGGCCGCTGGTCGGTGCATGGCACCAAGTCGTTCACGACGCTCGGCATCATGGCGCAGCGGCTGGTGGTGATCGGCAGTTCGGGTGAATCGCCGGACGGCCGCAACCGCCTGCACGCGGTGCTGGTGGATGCGGACGAGCCGGGTGTGCGGGTGACGAACCTGCCCGCGGTCCCGTTCGCCCCCGAGATTCCGCACGCCACAGTGACATTCACCGACGCCGCGGCGCGGATGCTGCCGGGGGACGGCTACCTGGACTACCTCAAACCCTTCCGGACCATCGAGGACATTCATGTGCTTGCCGCGGCGCTCGGCTGGCTGATCCGGGTCGCCCGCGAGTCCGGGTGGCCGCAGCCGGTGGTGCAGCGGCTGCTTGCCGCGGTAGCGGCCGTGCGCGGTCTCGATATCGACCGGCCCAGTTCGCCCGGCGTCCACGTCGCACTCGGCGGCGCGTTCGAACTTCTCGACCGGCTGTTGGCGGAACTGGAACCGCTGTGGGAGAGCGCGGCCCCAGTCGTCATGGCGCGCTGGGAGCGCGATCGCCCGCTGCTTGCGACGGCCGGAAGGGTACGGGCGCAACGGTTGACGGCTGCCTGGCGTTCGCTGGCTGCCGAGGCGGAACACCGCAGCTCAGCGAGCTGACCTGGCCTGGAAATGGGGAGCGGGCCTCGGCGAAGGGGGGGAGTTAGCCGAGGCCCGCGTAAGGTCGGCCCGGGGGGGAGGGGCCGACGAGAACGATCCTACGCGATGATCCGCGATTCTGGGTGCGTGGGGACCGCCACTTTCCAAGATTTTTGGGGTTGGCTTATTGGGCTGCGGAATGCGGGCCGAGCGCCCGACCGGAGGGTGTCGATCGGCCCCGGGTAAGCGATGGCTTACTGTTTGCCAAAACTGTTGTTGTACAGGAAGTTACGTTGCTGCTGTTGGCGCTGACCCGCCATTACGGCGTGCTTTCAGAAAACATTCCGACCGGTCTCCGTGTGTCATGGATCGCGCGCCCGGGACGTTCCGAGGCGGTGTCGCGCCGGATGTGCCGCGTGTCGCGGCAGCGGGAAAACGGGGCGGCCCAGCACGCGCGGCGACAGAGTATGTCGTACCCCGATGCGAACATGTGTTCGTGCGAATCGCAGCCTGCCGTAGTGGTGGGAAAACAGCCGAACACGGTGACCCACCAGCCCGCTTCCTACCTTCCACGCCGGCGGATCCGCGCCGAGACGAGTACTGCGCACGGCCGAATCGGGTAGCGGGCTACGCGCGATCGAGCAACGAGACGGGCGGGATGATCGAACCGGTCGCATCCCGATCCGGCACCCCCGAGCACCGCCTTGGCCGGGATGCGGCCTCTTCTTTTTTCTCCGGTCCGACTCGGTTCGACCGAGCTGTCGGCAAATCGGATGAAATTGTCGGTGCCCACCGCAATACTGACTCGAGTATCGGTCGGTTACCGGTTCAGCGAATTCGACTCGGCACCGCGGGCCGGCGTCATCAGAAATCCGACATCGACAACTCACGAACGTCAGGAGAATCATGCCCGACGCAATAGTCGCCGAGGGTCTGGTCAAACGCTACGGCCGGCTGGTCGCCCTCGATGGCCTCGACCTATCGGTGCCGGAGGGCACCGTGACCGCACTGCTCGGACCCAATGGTGCAGGTAAGACCACCACGGTCCGAGTGCTCACCACACTGCTGATACCGGATGCGGGCCACGCGACCGTCGCAGGCATAGACGTACTGCGCAATCCGCAAGCGTTGCGGTCGCGAATCGGAACGTCGGGTCAGTATGCGGCCGTCGACGAATATCTCACCGGCTTCGAGAATCTGGAAATGGTGGGACGTCTCTATCACATGGGCGTGCAGCGCAGTAAGGAGCGCGCTCGCGAACTACTCGATCGATTCCGGCTCACCGACGCGGCAGATCGGCCCGTCAAAGGTT includes these proteins:
- a CDS encoding acyl-CoA dehydrogenase family protein → MDSVLDYLLTEAVDPAPIDTIADAWSRHRAVAPRFATPVDVAIAGGFGADRLGFAFLSGYQEALRTLIADLPADELVAVSATESGGAHPSAIRTALAETDGRWSVHGTKSFTTLGIMAQRLVVIGSSGESPDGRNRLHAVLVDADEPGVRVTNLPAVPFAPEIPHATVTFTDAAARMLPGDGYLDYLKPFRTIEDIHVLAAALGWLIRVARESGWPQPVVQRLLAAVAAVRGLDIDRPSSPGVHVALGGAFELLDRLLAELEPLWESAAPVVMARWERDRPLLATAGRVRAQRLTAAWRSLAAEAEHRSSAS
- a CDS encoding YoaK family protein; this encodes MSELDEDRRRALYDAKARLSWVLAGLAGLIGAAAFMHTAGYFVTFMTGNTERAVLGYFHHEPDMAVAATLLLVSFLSGVVVASWCRRRYWSGHPHGPTLLTTASLAMASIADIGIYQALDTDKIDLVPILFVAFGVGALNTSFVKNDEVSIPLSYVTGTLVKMAQGFERHLSGGTYADWLGYFLLYLAFALGALLGGLFSLVVAGWAMLITATFVCLIVTCYTYLHLDRHGPPKET